Proteins encoded by one window of Methylovirgula ligni:
- a CDS encoding ArsR/SmtB family transcription factor, whose translation MASETTSFETLLDALAAAGEPTRLRLLALLAEAELTVTELVTILGQSQPRISRHLKLLLEGGLVERHREGAWVFFLAASTGPIAKLLSNILATLAPQDTARQADRDRLAEVRRARVEQAARYFAAHAADWDKLRALHIREERVETAVTELIGRAPLNAVLDLGTGTGRMLELVAPRAERAVGIDQSPQMLALARARIEKAGLRNVQLRQGDIYALPVEHSCYDLVIIHQVLHYLDDPARAVREAARALRPSGRLLIVDFAPHEEESLRTQHAHRRLGFSGEEIAGLMEEAGLDVIGRRDLVPSKKDGGKLTVSLWLGRDRRVIADPIPLTNREFA comes from the coding sequence ATGGCCTCTGAGACGACCTCTTTCGAAACCTTGCTCGACGCGCTCGCCGCGGCGGGAGAGCCGACACGGCTGCGCCTGCTCGCCCTGCTCGCCGAGGCGGAACTGACGGTCACCGAGCTCGTCACCATCCTCGGCCAGTCGCAGCCGCGCATCTCGCGTCATCTCAAACTGCTGCTGGAGGGCGGGCTGGTCGAGCGCCATCGCGAGGGGGCCTGGGTCTTCTTTCTGGCCGCGAGCACGGGGCCGATTGCCAAATTGCTGAGCAATATCCTCGCGACTCTCGCCCCACAGGATACCGCCCGCCAGGCGGATCGCGACCGGCTCGCCGAGGTTCGCCGCGCTCGCGTCGAGCAGGCCGCCCGCTATTTCGCCGCCCATGCGGCGGACTGGGACAAGCTTCGCGCCCTGCATATCCGCGAGGAGCGGGTCGAAACTGCCGTTACGGAGCTCATCGGCCGGGCGCCGCTGAACGCCGTTCTCGATCTTGGCACCGGGACGGGCCGGATGCTCGAACTCGTCGCACCGCGCGCCGAACGCGCCGTCGGTATCGACCAATCGCCGCAAATGCTGGCCCTCGCCCGCGCCCGGATCGAGAAAGCCGGACTGCGCAACGTCCAGCTCCGCCAGGGGGACATCTATGCCCTGCCCGTCGAGCATAGCTGCTATGATCTCGTCATCATCCACCAGGTCCTGCATTACCTCGACGATCCCGCCCGCGCCGTGCGTGAGGCGGCGCGGGCGCTCCGCCCCTCCGGCCGCCTGCTGATCGTCGATTTCGCCCCGCATGAGGAAGAGAGCCTGCGCACGCAGCACGCGCACCGCCGCCTCGGCTTCTCTGGCGAGGAGATCGCTGGCTTGATGGAAGAAGCCGGCCTTGACGTGATCGGCCGGCGTGATCTCGTTCCCAGCAAGAAGGACGGCGGCAAGCTGACCGTCTCCCTCTGGCTCGGCCGCGACCGCCGCGTCATCGCCGATCCAATCCCCCTCACCAATCGCGAGTTTGCCTGA
- the metH gene encoding methionine synthase, with translation MSRVPASDTEKDLRAAAAERILVLDGAMGTMIQTHNFTEADFRGTRFADWPSDLRGNNDLLVLTQPHAIEAIHFAYCEAGADIIATNTFSSTRIAQADYGMEELVAELNREAARLCRRAADRAMAKDGRRRFVAGAMGPTNRTASISPDVNNPGFRAVAFDELRAAYAEAAEALIEGGADVLLIETIFDTLNAKAAYAGIDDVFEKLGRRLPVMISGTITDLSGRTLSGQTPTAFWYSLQHTRPLSIGLNCALGAREMRAHLAELSRAADTLICAYPNAGLPNEFGLYDESPDYMAGLIGEFAESGLVNIVGGCCGTTPAHIHAIAKRVAGLKPREIPEIEPQLRLSGLEPFTLSPDIRFVNVGERTNVTGSARFRKLIKEGDFAAALDVARDQVTNGAQVIDINMDEGLLDSKQAMVDFLNLVAAEPDIARVPVMIDSSKFSVIEAGLKCVQGKPIVNSISMKEGEEKFIEQAKAVRRYGAAVVVMAFDEKGQADTFERKVEISARAYKILTETVGFPPQDIIFDPNIFAVATGIEEHNNYGVDFIEATAEIRKRFPLVHISGGVSNLSFSFRGNERVREAMHSVFLYHAIAAGMDMGIVNAGQLAVYEDIEPQLREACEDVVLNRRPDATERLLALAESYKGKGIEAKERDLAWREQPVEKRLEHALVAGITEYIDVDVEEARQKATRPLDVIEGPLMGGMNVVGDLFGSGKMFLPQVVKSARVMKQAVAYLLPYMEAEKGANARSSAGKILMATVKGDVHDIGKNIVGVVLACNNYEIIDLGVMVPAAKILETAKAENVDAIGLSGLITPSLEEMCFVASEMEREGFDLPLLIGGATTSRVHTAVKIHPNYHRGQTVYVTDASRAVGTVQSLLSHDKRGAYIDKVRAEYQKVADAHARAELDKARVSLAKARANGLKLDFSDYLPPKPLFTGTRVFRTYDVEELIPYIDWTPFFRTWELRGHYPEILDDKEQGKAARQLYEDAQDMLKQIVTERWFDPKAVIGFWPANAVGDDIRLYTGESRGETLATLHTLRQQLSKREGRYNIALSDFIAPEASGKADYIGAFVVTAGAREEKLAERFAKANDDYRSILVKALADRIAEAFAERMHERVRREFWAYAPDETLTNEERITEKYRGIRPAPGYPAQPDHTEKATLFDLLHAERRIGVKLTESFAMWPGSSVNGLYLANPQAHYFGVGKIERDQVEDYARRKGMSVAEVERWLAPILNYDRTAVAAE, from the coding sequence ATGTCCAGAGTTCCCGCGTCCGATACCGAGAAAGATCTTCGCGCCGCCGCTGCTGAGCGCATCCTGGTGCTGGACGGTGCCATGGGCACGATGATCCAGACGCACAATTTCACCGAGGCCGATTTCCGCGGCACCCGCTTCGCCGACTGGCCGAGCGATCTGCGCGGCAATAACGATCTGCTTGTGCTGACCCAGCCGCACGCGATCGAGGCGATCCATTTCGCCTATTGCGAGGCCGGTGCCGACATTATCGCCACCAACACCTTCTCCTCCACCCGCATCGCCCAGGCCGATTACGGGATGGAGGAGCTGGTGGCGGAATTGAACCGCGAGGCCGCGCGACTGTGCCGCCGCGCCGCCGACAGGGCAATGGCGAAGGACGGCCGCCGCCGCTTCGTCGCGGGTGCGATGGGCCCGACCAACCGCACCGCATCGATTTCCCCGGACGTGAACAATCCCGGCTTTCGCGCCGTGGCCTTCGACGAATTGCGTGCCGCCTATGCCGAAGCGGCCGAAGCGCTCATCGAGGGCGGCGCTGATGTTCTGCTGATCGAAACGATTTTCGATACGCTGAATGCCAAGGCCGCCTATGCCGGCATCGACGATGTGTTCGAGAAACTCGGCCGCCGCCTGCCGGTGATGATTTCCGGCACGATCACGGATCTTTCCGGGCGCACCCTCTCCGGCCAGACGCCGACGGCCTTCTGGTATTCGCTGCAGCATACGCGCCCGCTTTCGATCGGGCTCAATTGCGCGCTCGGCGCGCGGGAAATGCGGGCGCATCTCGCCGAGCTTTCGCGCGCCGCCGACACTCTGATCTGCGCCTATCCCAATGCGGGCCTGCCAAACGAATTCGGTCTCTATGACGAGAGCCCGGACTATATGGCGGGCCTCATCGGCGAATTCGCGGAGTCCGGCCTCGTCAATATCGTCGGCGGCTGCTGCGGTACGACGCCCGCGCATATCCACGCGATCGCCAAGCGTGTCGCGGGATTGAAGCCGCGCGAAATTCCCGAAATCGAACCGCAATTGCGGCTCTCGGGGCTGGAGCCATTTACGCTCTCGCCCGACATCCGCTTCGTCAATGTCGGCGAGCGCACCAATGTCACCGGCTCGGCCCGCTTCCGAAAATTGATCAAGGAGGGCGATTTCGCCGCCGCGCTCGATGTCGCGCGCGATCAGGTGACGAATGGCGCGCAGGTCATCGACATCAACATGGACGAGGGCCTGCTCGATTCGAAGCAGGCGATGGTCGATTTTCTCAACCTCGTCGCCGCCGAGCCGGACATCGCCCGCGTGCCGGTGATGATCGATTCCTCGAAATTCTCGGTGATCGAGGCCGGCCTGAAATGCGTCCAGGGCAAGCCGATCGTCAATTCGATCTCGATGAAGGAAGGCGAGGAGAAATTCATCGAACAGGCAAAGGCCGTGCGCCGCTATGGCGCTGCGGTCGTCGTCATGGCCTTCGACGAGAAAGGCCAGGCGGATACGTTCGAGCGAAAGGTCGAGATTTCGGCGCGGGCCTATAAAATCCTGACCGAGACGGTCGGCTTTCCGCCGCAGGACATCATTTTCGATCCGAATATTTTCGCCGTCGCGACCGGCATCGAGGAGCACAATAATTACGGCGTCGATTTCATCGAGGCCACGGCGGAAATCCGCAAACGTTTTCCGCTCGTTCACATTTCCGGCGGCGTCTCCAACCTCTCCTTCTCATTCCGCGGCAATGAACGGGTGCGCGAGGCCATGCACTCGGTCTTCCTCTATCATGCGATCGCCGCCGGCATGGATATGGGCATCGTCAACGCCGGCCAGCTCGCGGTCTATGAAGACATAGAACCGCAGTTGCGTGAGGCCTGCGAGGATGTCGTGCTGAACCGCCGCCCCGACGCGACCGAGCGGCTGCTGGCGCTTGCCGAAAGCTACAAAGGCAAGGGCATTGAAGCGAAGGAACGTGACCTTGCCTGGCGCGAGCAGCCGGTCGAGAAGCGGCTGGAACATGCGCTCGTCGCCGGCATCACCGAATATATCGATGTCGATGTCGAAGAGGCGCGGCAGAAGGCAACGCGGCCGCTCGACGTGATCGAAGGCCCCTTGATGGGCGGCATGAATGTCGTCGGCGATCTCTTCGGCTCCGGCAAGATGTTCCTGCCGCAAGTCGTCAAATCCGCCCGCGTGATGAAACAGGCCGTCGCCTATCTGCTGCCTTACATGGAAGCGGAAAAGGGGGCCAACGCGCGCTCCAGCGCCGGCAAAATCCTGATGGCGACGGTCAAGGGCGATGTGCATGACATCGGTAAGAATATTGTCGGCGTCGTCCTCGCCTGCAACAATTATGAGATCATCGATCTTGGCGTCATGGTGCCGGCGGCGAAGATTCTCGAAACGGCCAAGGCCGAGAATGTCGACGCGATCGGCCTCTCCGGCCTCATCACGCCCTCGCTTGAGGAAATGTGCTTCGTCGCTTCCGAGATGGAGCGCGAGGGCTTCGATCTGCCCTTGCTCATCGGCGGAGCGACGACGAGCCGCGTGCATACGGCGGTGAAGATCCATCCCAACTATCATCGCGGCCAGACGGTCTATGTCACCGACGCGAGCCGCGCGGTCGGCACCGTGCAATCGCTGCTCTCGCACGATAAACGCGGCGCTTATATCGACAAAGTGCGCGCCGAATACCAGAAGGTGGCGGATGCTCACGCGCGCGCGGAACTCGACAAGGCGCGCGTATCCCTCGCCAAGGCGCGTGCAAACGGCCTCAAGCTCGATTTCTCCGACTATCTGCCGCCGAAGCCTCTCTTCACCGGCACGCGTGTTTTCCGCACCTATGATGTCGAGGAGTTGATCCCCTATATCGACTGGACGCCGTTCTTCCGCACCTGGGAATTGCGCGGCCATTACCCGGAAATCCTCGACGACAAGGAGCAGGGGAAAGCTGCGCGCCAGCTCTATGAAGACGCTCAGGATATGCTGAAGCAGATCGTCACCGAGCGCTGGTTCGATCCGAAAGCCGTGATCGGCTTCTGGCCAGCGAATGCGGTGGGCGACGACATAAGGCTCTACACTGGCGAATCCCGCGGCGAGACTCTGGCGACGCTGCACACGCTGCGCCAGCAGCTCTCCAAGCGCGAGGGCCGATACAATATCGCATTGTCCGATTTCATCGCGCCCGAAGCCAGCGGCAAGGCCGATTATATCGGCGCCTTCGTCGTCACCGCCGGGGCGCGCGAAGAGAAATTGGCGGAGCGTTTTGCCAAGGCGAATGACGATTATCGCTCGATCCTCGTCAAGGCGCTCGCCGACCGCATCGCCGAGGCTTTCGCCGAACGCATGCACGAGCGCGTGCGGCGCGAATTCTGGGCCTATGCGCCGGACGAGACGCTGACCAACGAGGAGCGGATCACCGAAAAATATCGCGGCATCCGTCCCGCGCCGGGCTATCCGGCGCAGCCCGACCATACCGAGAAAGCGACCCTGTTCGATCTGCTCCACGCCGAGAGGCGCATTGGCGTGAAGCTGACGGAGAGCTTCGCCATGTGGCCGGGCTCTTCGGTCAACGGGCTTTATCTGGCGAACCCGCAGGCGCATTATTTCGGCGTCGGCAAGATCGAGCGCGATCAAGTCGAGGATTACGCCAGGCGCAAGGGCATGAGCGTCGCGGAAGTCGAGCGCTGGCTCGCGCCGATCCTGAACTACGATCGCACCGCCGTCGCGGCGGAATAA
- the metF gene encoding methylenetetrahydrofolate reductase [NAD(P)H] produces MALADFSEPQPRASRRICSGINVSFEFFPPQTEEMERTLWNSIERLAPLAPEFVSVTYGAGGATRERTHATVARLAGETAIKPAAHLTCVGATCAEVDEIARAYWEIGVRHIVALRGDPPGGVVGRFHPHPGGYANSTALVTGLKRLADFEITVSAYPEGHPESASVDQDIDVLKAKIDAGATRAITQFFFENEVYFRFLDKVRDRGIEIPIIPGIVPVQNFRQTARFAERAGATVPGWLAERFEGLDDDPTTRRLIAATVAAEQVFDLVDAGIDHFHFYTMNRADLVYAICHLLGLRPTAETKVV; encoded by the coding sequence ATGGCCCTGGCCGATTTCTCCGAACCTCAGCCGCGCGCCAGCCGCCGGATCTGCTCGGGAATCAATGTCTCGTTTGAATTCTTTCCGCCGCAGACGGAGGAGATGGAGCGAACCCTGTGGAACTCGATCGAGCGGCTCGCGCCACTCGCACCCGAATTCGTCTCGGTCACCTATGGCGCCGGCGGAGCGACGCGCGAGCGCACCCACGCGACGGTCGCCCGCCTCGCCGGCGAAACAGCGATCAAGCCTGCTGCCCATCTCACCTGCGTCGGCGCGACATGCGCGGAGGTCGATGAGATCGCCCGCGCCTATTGGGAGATCGGCGTGCGCCACATCGTGGCGCTGCGGGGTGACCCGCCGGGTGGGGTCGTCGGCCGCTTCCACCCGCATCCCGGCGGCTATGCCAATTCCACCGCACTCGTCACCGGGCTGAAACGGCTCGCCGATTTCGAGATTACCGTCTCGGCCTACCCGGAAGGCCATCCCGAAAGTGCCTCGGTCGATCAGGACATCGATGTGCTGAAAGCCAAGATCGACGCGGGCGCGACCCGTGCCATCACCCAGTTCTTCTTCGAGAACGAGGTCTATTTCCGCTTTCTCGACAAGGTGCGCGACCGAGGCATCGAGATTCCGATCATCCCGGGGATCGTGCCGGTGCAGAATTTCCGCCAGACGGCACGCTTTGCCGAGAGGGCCGGAGCCACGGTACCGGGGTGGCTCGCCGAGCGCTTCGAGGGGCTCGATGACGACCCGACGACGCGGCGGCTGATCGCCGCGACCGTCGCCGCCGAACAGGTTTTCGACCTCGTTGACGCGGGCATCGACCATTTCCATTTCTACACAATGAACCGCGCCGATCTCGTCTATGCCATCTGCCATTTGCTCGGCCTGAGACCCACGGCCGAGACGAAAGTCGTCTGA